The Mycolicibacterium smegmatis genome has a window encoding:
- a CDS encoding 2'-5' RNA ligase family protein translates to MVHSVELVFDAETEATVRAIWDELRDAGIPSQAPASRPHATLTVAQHIDAEVEQILRPVAARLPLPCRLGATLIFGRSAGVLARLLLPSPDLLDVQARVHRACVPLMTPAPMPHSEPGQWTPHVTLARRVAPTRLATALRIAGRPAEIAGTVIGLRHWNGDKRTEHPIG, encoded by the coding sequence ATGGTGCACTCCGTCGAACTCGTCTTCGACGCCGAGACAGAGGCGACCGTGCGGGCCATCTGGGATGAACTGCGCGACGCCGGGATACCCAGCCAGGCCCCCGCGAGCAGGCCGCACGCGACCCTGACCGTCGCCCAGCACATCGACGCCGAGGTCGAACAGATCCTGCGGCCCGTTGCCGCGCGCCTGCCGCTGCCGTGCCGGTTGGGGGCCACACTCATCTTCGGCCGCTCGGCCGGGGTCCTGGCGCGCCTGCTGCTGCCCTCACCGGACCTGCTCGACGTGCAGGCCCGGGTGCACCGGGCGTGTGTGCCGTTGATGACGCCTGCGCCCATGCCGCACTCCGAGCCCGGCCAGTGGACCCCGCACGTCACCCTGGCGCGCCGCGTCGCCCCGACGCGGCTGGCGACCGCACTGCGGATCGCCGGGCGACCGGCCGAGATCGCCGGCACCGTGATCGGTCTGCGGCACTGGAACGGCGACAAGCGCACAGAGCACCCGATCGGGTGA
- a CDS encoding adenosylmethionine--8-amino-7-oxononanoate transaminase translates to MADLTPAQISAVDAAHIWHPYSKIGADAFPPVVAVGAKGAWLTVIDPSDGARIDVLDAMASWWTAVHGHGHPVLDAAISRQLSTMNHVMFGGLTHEPAARLAQLLVELTPDGLDTVFFSDSGSVSVEVAVKMALQYWRSLGRGAKHRLMTWRGGYHGDTFTPMSVCDPDGGMHSLWTDVLAAQEFAEAVPREYDPAYSAAFEKQLAANAGSLAAVIVEPVVQGAGGMRFHDPRYLADLRAICDRHDVLLIFDEIATGFGRTGKLFAAEHAGVSPDIMCVGKALTGGYITLAATLCTARVAQTISSGEPGALMHGPTFMANALACAVGVAAVELLIDSDWPARVAAIEEGLRSGLEPARALPGVADVRVLGAIGVIEMREPVDMPLATTTALAHGVWLRPFGKLIYAMPPFICTPEEVAQITAGMVGVARALT, encoded by the coding sequence GTGGCCGACCTGACCCCGGCGCAGATCAGTGCCGTCGACGCCGCACACATCTGGCATCCCTACAGCAAGATCGGTGCGGACGCGTTCCCGCCGGTCGTGGCGGTCGGCGCCAAGGGCGCCTGGCTCACCGTGATCGACCCGTCCGACGGTGCGCGCATCGACGTCCTCGACGCGATGGCGTCGTGGTGGACCGCCGTGCACGGGCACGGTCATCCGGTACTCGACGCCGCGATCAGCAGGCAGTTGTCGACCATGAACCACGTCATGTTCGGCGGCCTGACGCACGAGCCCGCGGCGCGGTTGGCCCAGCTGCTCGTCGAGCTGACCCCCGACGGTCTGGACACGGTGTTCTTCAGCGACTCCGGGTCGGTGTCGGTGGAGGTCGCGGTGAAGATGGCGCTGCAGTACTGGCGCAGCCTGGGCCGCGGCGCCAAGCACCGGTTGATGACGTGGCGCGGCGGCTATCACGGCGACACGTTCACGCCGATGAGCGTGTGCGACCCGGACGGCGGCATGCACTCGCTGTGGACCGATGTTCTTGCGGCGCAGGAGTTCGCGGAGGCCGTGCCGCGCGAGTACGACCCGGCCTACAGCGCGGCGTTCGAGAAGCAGCTCGCCGCCAACGCCGGCTCCCTGGCCGCGGTGATCGTCGAACCCGTCGTCCAGGGCGCGGGCGGCATGCGCTTCCACGATCCGCGGTACCTGGCGGATCTGCGCGCGATCTGCGACCGCCACGACGTGCTGCTCATCTTCGACGAGATCGCGACCGGTTTCGGCCGCACGGGAAAGCTGTTCGCCGCCGAGCACGCCGGCGTGAGCCCCGACATCATGTGTGTCGGCAAGGCGCTCACGGGCGGCTACATCACGCTGGCCGCGACGTTGTGCACCGCGCGGGTCGCGCAGACCATCAGCTCGGGCGAGCCGGGGGCGCTCATGCACGGCCCGACGTTCATGGCCAACGCCCTGGCGTGCGCGGTGGGGGTCGCGGCCGTGGAGCTGCTGATCGACAGCGACTGGCCCGCGCGGGTCGCCGCGATCGAGGAGGGATTGCGCAGCGGACTGGAGCCCGCGCGTGCCCTACCCGGCGTCGCCGACGTGCGGGTTCTCGGTGCGATCGGCGTGATCGAGATGCGCGAGCCCGTGGACATGCCGCTGGCCACGACCACGGCGCTCGCGCACGGGGTGTGGCTGCGGCCGTTCGGCAAGCTCATCTACGCCATGCCGCCGTTCATCTGCACGCCCGAGGAGGTCGCACAGATCACCGCGGGCATGGTCGGCGTCGCGCGTGCATTAACCTGA
- the glgX gene encoding glycogen debranching protein GlgX yields the protein MNMVWPGEAYPLGATYDGAGTNFSLFSEVAERVELCLIAKDGTETRINLDEVDGYVWHAYLPTISPGQRYGFRVYGPWDPSKGLRCDPSKLLLDPYGKSFHGDFDFSQALYSYDLEADPPGSGTPPRVDSLGHTMTSVVINPFFQWGSDRAPKTPYHDTVIYEAHVKGMTQTHPGVPEALRGTYAGLSHPVIIEHLQSLNVTAIELMPVHQFMHDHRLLDLGLRNYWGYNTVGFFAPHFQYAATRNAGGAVAEFKTMVKAFHDAGIEVILDVVYNHTAEGNHLGPTINFRGIDNAAYYRLLDGQPEFYKDFTGTGNSLNARHPHTLQLIMDSLRYWVLDMHVDGFRFDLASTLAREFYDVDRLSAFFDLVQQDPVVSQVKLIAEPWDVGEGGYQVGNFPGLWTEWNGKYRDTVRDYWRGEPATLGEFASRLTGSSDLYEATGRRPSASINFVTCHDGFTLNDLVSYNEKHNEANGEDNRDGESHNRSWNCGVEGPTDDPEILALRAKQMRNIMATLMLSQGTPMIAHGDEIGRTQLGNNNVYCQDSELSWMDWSLCETHADHLEFTRKVVAFRKQHPVFRRRRFFEGKPIRSGDQVRDIAWLTRAGTEMTPEDWGTGLGTCVAVFLNGEAIPTPDARGERVVDDSFLLCFNSNDHPEDFVTPNGDYAAEWTADLDTADPVGNSDLVVRAGEKISIQPRSVLVLRKTA from the coding sequence ATGAACATGGTGTGGCCCGGCGAGGCCTATCCGCTGGGAGCGACCTACGACGGGGCGGGCACCAACTTCTCGCTGTTCTCCGAGGTCGCCGAGCGCGTCGAGTTGTGCCTGATCGCCAAGGACGGCACGGAGACCCGCATCAACCTCGATGAGGTCGACGGGTACGTGTGGCACGCGTATCTGCCGACCATCTCCCCCGGCCAGCGCTACGGCTTCCGCGTGTACGGCCCGTGGGATCCGTCGAAGGGTCTGCGCTGCGATCCCAGCAAGCTGCTGCTGGACCCGTACGGCAAGTCGTTTCACGGTGACTTCGACTTCTCGCAGGCGCTGTACTCCTACGACCTGGAGGCGGACCCACCCGGTAGCGGTACACCGCCGCGCGTCGACTCCCTGGGCCACACCATGACCAGCGTCGTGATCAACCCGTTCTTCCAGTGGGGATCCGACCGCGCCCCCAAGACCCCGTACCACGACACCGTGATCTACGAGGCGCATGTCAAGGGCATGACCCAGACCCACCCGGGCGTCCCTGAGGCGCTGCGCGGCACCTATGCGGGCCTGTCCCACCCGGTGATCATCGAGCACCTGCAGTCGCTCAACGTCACGGCCATCGAACTGATGCCGGTGCACCAGTTCATGCACGACCACCGGCTGCTCGACCTGGGCCTGCGAAACTACTGGGGCTACAACACCGTCGGCTTCTTCGCGCCGCACTTCCAGTACGCGGCGACCCGCAACGCCGGCGGTGCGGTCGCCGAGTTCAAGACAATGGTCAAGGCGTTCCACGACGCGGGTATCGAGGTGATCCTCGACGTCGTGTACAACCACACCGCCGAAGGCAACCACCTGGGCCCCACGATCAACTTCCGCGGTATCGACAATGCCGCGTACTACCGCCTGCTCGACGGCCAGCCCGAGTTCTACAAGGACTTCACCGGCACCGGCAACAGCCTCAACGCGCGGCACCCGCACACGCTGCAGCTGATCATGGATTCGCTGCGGTACTGGGTGCTGGACATGCACGTCGACGGGTTCCGCTTCGACCTGGCCTCGACGCTGGCGCGGGAATTCTATGACGTCGACCGGCTTTCGGCGTTCTTCGATCTGGTGCAGCAGGATCCCGTGGTCAGCCAGGTCAAACTGATCGCCGAGCCGTGGGACGTCGGCGAGGGCGGCTACCAGGTGGGGAACTTCCCAGGTTTATGGACCGAGTGGAACGGGAAATATCGCGACACTGTGCGTGATTACTGGCGGGGCGAGCCCGCAACCCTTGGCGAGTTCGCCTCGCGACTGACCGGTTCCTCGGACCTCTATGAGGCGACCGGTCGGCGTCCGAGTGCGAGTATCAACTTCGTGACCTGTCATGACGGGTTCACCCTCAACGATCTGGTGTCGTACAACGAGAAACACAACGAGGCCAACGGCGAGGACAACCGCGACGGCGAGAGTCACAACCGGTCGTGGAACTGCGGGGTGGAGGGGCCGACCGACGATCCCGAGATCCTCGCGCTGCGGGCCAAGCAGATGCGCAACATCATGGCCACGCTGATGCTCTCGCAGGGCACGCCGATGATCGCCCACGGCGACGAGATCGGCCGCACCCAGTTGGGCAACAACAATGTCTACTGCCAGGATTCGGAACTGTCCTGGATGGACTGGTCGCTGTGCGAGACCCACGCCGACCACCTCGAGTTCACCCGCAAGGTGGTGGCGTTCCGCAAGCAACATCCGGTGTTCCGGCGGCGCAGGTTCTTCGAGGGCAAACCGATCCGCAGCGGCGATCAGGTGCGCGACATCGCGTGGCTGACCCGCGCGGGCACCGAGATGACCCCCGAGGACTGGGGTACGGGGCTGGGCACGTGCGTGGCGGTGTTCCTCAACGGCGAGGCGATCCCCACCCCCGACGCACGCGGCGAACGGGTGGTCGACGATTCATTCCTGTTGTGCTTCAACTCGAATGACCATCCGGAGGATTTCGTCACGCCCAACGGCGACTACGCCGCGGAATGGACCGCAGATCTCGACACCGCCGACCCGGTCGGCAACTCGGACCTGGTGGTGCGGGCCGGCGAGAAGATCTCGATCCAGCCGCGTTCGGTCCTCGTCCTGCGTAAGACGGCGTGA
- the bioQ gene encoding TetR family transcriptional regulator BioQ, translating into MQLHKPDVVAAATKILDDHGIADLTMRRLARELDVTPGALYWHFANKQELLGAVADHILRTARTDTADLAWREQIHESCRALRDALLSHTDGAELVSASFASGQSVVITEIVEQLGRAARAAGVGDADVDAAARTVIYYVLGFTVDEQSRLQWDAVGALGDDQSMLTRDGTRQFRFGLQLLVDGLAAHGGGSEFTGFSSAERSFE; encoded by the coding sequence GTGCAACTCCACAAACCCGACGTGGTGGCTGCGGCGACGAAGATCCTCGACGACCACGGCATCGCCGACCTGACGATGCGGCGCCTGGCGCGCGAGCTCGACGTCACGCCGGGCGCCCTGTACTGGCATTTCGCCAACAAACAGGAACTGTTGGGGGCAGTGGCCGACCACATTCTGCGCACCGCGCGCACCGACACCGCGGACCTCGCGTGGCGCGAACAGATCCACGAGTCCTGCCGCGCGTTGCGCGACGCGTTGTTGTCGCACACCGACGGCGCCGAACTCGTGTCGGCGAGCTTCGCGTCCGGGCAGTCGGTGGTGATCACCGAGATCGTGGAGCAGCTGGGTCGCGCGGCCCGCGCCGCCGGGGTGGGCGACGCCGACGTCGATGCGGCCGCCCGCACCGTGATCTATTACGTGCTGGGATTCACCGTCGACGAGCAGTCCCGGCTGCAGTGGGACGCCGTCGGCGCGCTGGGTGACGATCAGTCGATGCTCACCCGCGACGGCACCCGCCAGTTCCGCTTCGGCCTGCAGTTGCTCGTCGACGGGCTGGCCGCCCACGGCGGCGGCAGTGAATTCACCGGATTTTCTTCTGCGGAGCGCTCTTTCGAGTAG
- a CDS encoding acyltransferase family protein, with amino-acid sequence MMTLSPTRPAPISRDTRAANPSMGTRKSGFYRHDLDGLRGIAIMMVAVFHIWFGRVSGGVDVFLALSGFFFGGKILRTALDQSTPLRPLSEVVRLVRRLLPALVVVLAAAAVLTILIQPETRWEAFADQSLASLGYYQNWELANTAADYLRAGETVSPLQHIWSMSVQGQFYIAFLVLIFGFAYLFRRLFGRHLRTFFIVLLAALTIASFVYAIIAHNTDQATAYYNSFARAWELLLGALAGALVGFVRWPMWLRTVVSVVSLAAILSCGWFIDGVKEFPGPWALVPVGATILFIFSAANRMSDPRTAGRLPTPNRLLATAPFVSLGSMAYSLYLWHWPLLIFWLSYSGHTAANFVEGAVILLVSGVLAWLTTRYIEEPLRTQPGRAPVPAVPLRARLRRPTIVLGSIVALLGVALTATSFTWREHVTVQRASGKELSGLSARDYPGARALIEHARVPKLPMRPTVLEAKNDLPISTTEGCISDFANVGVINCTYGDKNATRTIALAGGSHAEHWITALDLLGQKHGFKVVTYLKMGCPLTTEEVPLVSGDNRPYPKCHEWNQRVMAKLIADHPDYVFTTSTRPWNIKPGDVMPSTYLGIWETFNENNIPVLAMRDTPWLTRNGKPYFPADCLADGGDAVSCGVKRSKVLSDRNPTLDYLDRFPLMKPLDMSDAVCREDHCRVVEGNVLLYHDSHHLSATYMRTMTNELGRQMAAATGWW; translated from the coding sequence ATGATGACCCTCTCCCCGACGCGGCCGGCGCCGATCAGTCGCGATACGCGCGCCGCAAATCCGTCAATGGGGACCCGGAAATCCGGTTTCTACCGTCACGATCTCGACGGCCTGCGCGGCATCGCGATCATGATGGTGGCTGTCTTCCATATCTGGTTCGGCCGTGTTTCCGGTGGTGTCGACGTGTTTCTCGCGTTGTCCGGGTTCTTCTTCGGCGGCAAGATCCTGCGCACCGCACTCGACCAGTCCACGCCGCTGCGGCCGTTGTCGGAGGTCGTACGACTGGTGCGCCGGCTACTGCCCGCGCTCGTCGTCGTGCTGGCCGCCGCGGCGGTTCTGACCATCCTCATCCAGCCGGAAACACGCTGGGAGGCATTTGCTGACCAGAGTCTGGCGAGCCTGGGCTACTACCAGAACTGGGAATTGGCGAACACCGCGGCGGACTACCTTCGTGCCGGTGAGACGGTCAGCCCGCTGCAGCACATCTGGTCGATGTCGGTGCAGGGCCAGTTCTACATCGCGTTCCTGGTGCTGATCTTCGGGTTCGCCTATCTGTTCCGGCGCCTGTTCGGCCGTCACCTTCGGACCTTCTTCATCGTCCTGCTCGCGGCGCTGACCATCGCGTCGTTCGTGTACGCGATCATCGCCCACAACACCGATCAGGCCACCGCCTACTACAACAGCTTCGCGCGCGCCTGGGAACTGCTGCTCGGCGCGCTCGCCGGGGCGCTCGTGGGATTCGTGCGCTGGCCCATGTGGCTGCGCACCGTGGTGTCGGTCGTCTCGCTGGCGGCGATCCTGTCGTGCGGCTGGTTCATCGACGGCGTCAAGGAGTTCCCCGGACCGTGGGCCCTGGTGCCGGTGGGCGCGACGATCCTGTTCATCTTCTCGGCCGCGAACCGGATGAGCGACCCGCGCACTGCGGGCCGCCTGCCCACGCCCAACCGCCTGCTGGCGACGGCGCCGTTCGTATCGCTGGGTTCGATGGCCTACTCGTTGTACCTGTGGCACTGGCCGCTGCTGATCTTCTGGCTGTCGTACTCCGGGCACACGGCGGCCAACTTCGTCGAAGGCGCCGTGATCCTGCTGGTCTCCGGTGTGCTCGCGTGGCTGACGACGCGCTACATCGAGGAACCGCTGCGCACACAACCGGGCCGCGCGCCCGTGCCCGCGGTACCACTGCGGGCACGCCTGCGCCGGCCCACGATCGTGCTGGGATCGATCGTGGCGCTGCTCGGAGTCGCGCTCACCGCGACATCGTTCACGTGGCGGGAGCACGTCACCGTGCAGCGCGCGAGCGGCAAGGAACTGTCGGGGCTGTCGGCGCGTGACTACCCGGGTGCACGTGCCCTGATCGAACACGCACGGGTGCCCAAGCTGCCCATGCGGCCGACGGTGCTGGAGGCCAAGAACGATCTGCCGATCTCGACCACCGAGGGTTGCATCAGCGACTTCGCCAACGTCGGGGTGATCAACTGCACCTACGGCGACAAGAACGCCACCCGCACCATCGCGCTGGCCGGCGGGTCCCACGCGGAGCACTGGATCACCGCGCTCGATCTGCTCGGTCAGAAGCACGGTTTCAAGGTCGTCACGTATCTGAAGATGGGCTGCCCGCTGACCACCGAAGAGGTGCCGCTGGTCAGCGGCGACAACCGGCCCTACCCCAAGTGCCACGAGTGGAATCAGCGGGTGATGGCGAAGTTGATCGCCGATCACCCCGACTACGTGTTCACCACCTCGACGCGGCCGTGGAACATCAAACCGGGCGATGTGATGCCCAGTACGTACCTCGGCATCTGGGAGACGTTCAACGAGAACAACATCCCGGTTCTGGCGATGCGCGACACACCGTGGCTGACCCGCAACGGCAAGCCGTACTTCCCGGCGGACTGCCTCGCCGACGGCGGCGACGCGGTCTCCTGCGGGGTCAAGCGGTCGAAGGTGCTCTCCGACCGCAACCCGACACTGGACTATCTCGACCGGTTCCCGTTGATGAAGCCGCTCGACATGAGCGATGCGGTGTGCCGTGAGGACCACTGTCGCGTGGTGGAGGGAAACGTCCTGCTGTACCACGACTCTCACCATCTTTCCGCAACCTACATGCGCACCATGACCAATGAGCTGGGGCGCCAGATGGCGGCCGCAACCGGTTGGTGGTGA
- the bioD gene encoding dethiobiotin synthase, whose product MTVLAVTGTDTGVGKTVTTAALACAARLARRDVAVCKPVQTGTIDGDDDLGEVRRLSGVTALHGGWRYPEPLAPVAAAGRAGAPLPTRTELVGSVRAVDAAGRLTIVEGAGGLLVALGADGVTLRDLAHDLGAQVLIVVSPGLGTLNHTALTLEALAAHGLSCAGLVIGAWPAEPGVAELDNRTALEALAPVRAVLPAGAGAASPERFEALSAAAFDADWITSLS is encoded by the coding sequence ATGACCGTCCTCGCGGTCACCGGCACCGACACCGGTGTCGGCAAGACAGTGACGACGGCCGCGCTGGCCTGCGCAGCGCGGTTGGCCCGCCGCGACGTCGCGGTGTGCAAGCCCGTGCAGACCGGGACCATCGACGGCGACGACGATCTGGGCGAGGTGCGCCGCCTGTCGGGGGTCACCGCGCTGCACGGCGGCTGGCGTTACCCCGAGCCCCTGGCACCGGTCGCCGCTGCGGGGCGCGCCGGTGCGCCGCTGCCCACCCGCACCGAACTCGTCGGCTCCGTGCGCGCGGTCGACGCCGCCGGGCGTCTGACCATCGTCGAAGGCGCGGGCGGTCTGCTGGTCGCCCTCGGCGCCGACGGCGTCACGCTGCGGGATCTCGCGCACGATCTGGGCGCGCAGGTGCTCATCGTGGTGTCCCCGGGCCTGGGCACCCTCAACCACACCGCATTGACCCTCGAAGCGCTTGCCGCGCACGGTCTTTCGTGTGCCGGCCTGGTGATCGGAGCGTGGCCCGCCGAACCCGGCGTCGCAGAACTGGACAACCGCACCGCCCTCGAGGCGCTCGCGCCCGTGCGTGCCGTGCTGCCGGCAGGGGCCGGCGCGGCGAGCCCTGAACGCTTCGAGGCGTTGAGCGCGGCGGCGTTTGACGCAGACTGGATCACGAGCCTGAGCTGA
- the bioB gene encoding biotin synthase BioB, with translation MFEVFRDLFNPQEDGVTQAAINGTDVLDVAREQVLERGVGLDQAQTLQVLQLPDERLDDLLSLAHEVRMRWCGPDVEVEGIISLKTGGCPEDCHFCSQSGLFASPVRSAWLDVPSLVEAAKQTAKTGATEFCIVAAVRGPDERLLAQVAAGIEAIRNEVDIQIACSLGMLTEEQVQRLADMGVHRYNHNLETARSFFPNVVTTHTWEERWDTLNMVREAGMEVCCGGILGMGETLEQRAEFAANLAELNPHEVPLNFLNPRPGTPFGDLEVLPASEALKAVAAFRLALPRTMLRFAGGREITLGDLGAKKGILGGINAVIVGNYLTTLGRPAEADLQLLDDLQMPIKALNATL, from the coding sequence ATGTTCGAGGTGTTCCGAGATCTTTTCAACCCGCAGGAGGACGGCGTGACGCAGGCGGCCATCAACGGCACAGATGTACTGGACGTGGCGCGCGAGCAGGTGCTGGAGCGCGGCGTCGGCCTCGACCAGGCGCAGACCCTGCAGGTGCTGCAGTTGCCCGATGAGCGCCTCGACGACCTGCTCTCGCTGGCCCACGAGGTGCGGATGCGCTGGTGCGGTCCCGACGTCGAGGTCGAGGGCATCATCAGCCTCAAGACCGGCGGCTGCCCGGAGGACTGCCACTTCTGCTCGCAGTCAGGACTTTTCGCCTCGCCCGTGCGCAGCGCGTGGCTCGACGTGCCGAGCCTGGTGGAGGCGGCCAAGCAGACCGCAAAGACCGGTGCCACCGAATTCTGCATCGTGGCCGCCGTGCGCGGGCCCGATGAGCGTCTGCTGGCACAGGTCGCCGCGGGCATCGAGGCCATCCGCAACGAGGTCGACATCCAGATCGCGTGCTCGCTGGGCATGCTCACCGAGGAGCAGGTGCAGCGCCTGGCGGACATGGGCGTGCACCGCTACAACCACAACCTGGAGACCGCGCGCTCGTTCTTCCCCAACGTCGTCACCACCCACACCTGGGAGGAGCGCTGGGACACCCTCAACATGGTCCGCGAGGCAGGCATGGAGGTGTGCTGCGGCGGCATCCTCGGCATGGGGGAGACCCTCGAACAGCGCGCCGAGTTCGCGGCCAACCTCGCCGAACTGAATCCGCACGAGGTGCCGCTCAACTTCCTCAACCCGCGCCCGGGCACACCGTTCGGTGACCTCGAGGTGCTGCCGGCCTCCGAGGCGCTCAAGGCCGTCGCGGCGTTCCGTCTCGCGCTGCCGCGCACCATGCTGCGATTCGCCGGCGGACGCGAGATCACCCTGGGCGACCTCGGCGCCAAGAAGGGCATCCTCGGCGGCATCAACGCCGTCATCGTCGGTAACTACCTGACCACGCTGGGCCGACCGGCCGAGGCCGACCTGCAATTGCTCGACGATTTGCAGATGCCCATCAAGGCGCTCAACGCCACCCTGTAA
- a CDS encoding 8-amino-7-oxononanoate synthase, with product MTRAGLSPLAWLADIEQRRRAEGLRRELRVRPPVAAELDLASNDYLGLSQHPDVLDGGVEALRTWGGGAGGSRLVTGNTELHEAFEHQLASFLGAESALVFSSGYTANLGALVALSGPGSLIVSDALSHASLVDACRLSRARVVVSPHRDVDAVDAALAARTEERAVVVTESVFSADGDLAPLRDLHAVCRRHGALLLVDEAHGLGVRGTRGQGLLHEVGLAGAPDIVMTTTLSKALGSQGGAVLGPEAVRAHLIDTARSFIFDTGLAPAAVGAASAALRVLDAEPQRARAVLDRAAELATIAGVTEAPVSAVVSVILGDPEIAVGAAAACLDRGVRVGCFRPPTVPAGTSRLRLAARASLTDDEMALAHQVLTDVLATARA from the coding sequence GTGACGCGCGCAGGTCTTTCACCGTTGGCCTGGCTGGCCGACATCGAACAACGTCGCCGCGCCGAGGGCCTGCGCCGTGAACTGCGGGTCCGTCCGCCCGTCGCCGCCGAACTGGACCTGGCGTCCAACGACTATCTGGGCCTGTCGCAGCACCCCGACGTGCTCGACGGCGGCGTCGAGGCATTGCGCACCTGGGGAGGCGGCGCCGGAGGATCACGCCTGGTCACAGGGAACACCGAGCTGCACGAGGCGTTCGAGCACCAGCTTGCGTCGTTCCTCGGCGCCGAATCGGCCCTGGTCTTTTCGTCGGGCTACACCGCCAACCTCGGTGCGCTGGTGGCACTGTCCGGGCCGGGATCGCTGATCGTCTCCGACGCGCTGTCGCACGCGTCCCTCGTCGACGCGTGCCGGCTGTCGCGGGCCCGGGTGGTCGTCTCGCCGCACCGCGACGTCGACGCGGTCGACGCGGCGCTGGCCGCGCGCACCGAGGAGCGCGCCGTCGTCGTGACGGAGTCGGTGTTCAGCGCCGACGGTGATCTGGCCCCGCTGCGCGACCTGCACGCGGTGTGCCGCCGCCACGGCGCGCTGTTGCTCGTCGACGAGGCACACGGTCTCGGGGTGCGCGGCACGCGCGGTCAGGGCCTGCTGCACGAGGTCGGCCTGGCGGGTGCACCCGACATCGTGATGACCACGACGCTGTCGAAAGCACTGGGCAGCCAGGGCGGTGCGGTCCTGGGCCCCGAGGCCGTGCGCGCGCACCTCATCGACACCGCGCGCTCGTTCATCTTCGACACCGGCCTGGCGCCGGCCGCCGTCGGCGCCGCATCGGCCGCGCTGCGGGTGCTCGACGCCGAACCGCAGCGTGCCCGCGCGGTACTCGACCGCGCGGCCGAACTGGCCACGATCGCAGGCGTCACCGAAGCGCCCGTCTCCGCGGTGGTGTCGGTGATCCTCGGCGATCCGGAGATCGCGGTGGGCGCCGCGGCGGCCTGCCTCGACCGCGGTGTGCGCGTGGGCTGCTTCCGCCCGCCCACGGTTCCCGCGGGCACCTCGCGGCTGCGCCTGGCCGCCAGGGCCTCGTTGACCGACGACGAGATGGCACTGGCCCATCAGGTGCTGACCGACGTGCTCGCCACCGCGCGGGCATGA
- a CDS encoding maleylpyruvate isomerase family mycothiol-dependent enzyme has protein sequence MNRLAIIDAESRRFAEVLAHTPPDARCPTCPDWTAADLLWHLTEVHLFWAAVLFRNVTAEDGVAAVEQSKPSRPDSVADLLALREGATSVLLAELSRLDDAEPRWSWFPSDQTVGFTRRMQTYEALMHRVDAELAAGLPIGAIAADVAAGAVDHAVDVMWAWQPEGSHFEGAAVVEFVATDTAQRWQVDVGAAGDWPSAVRSPDTQVVIASATVRGTAADLALWAWNRGGSVDTSGEPASLQALDAVVARGMP, from the coding sequence GTGAACCGGCTCGCGATCATCGACGCCGAGTCCCGGCGGTTCGCCGAGGTGCTGGCCCACACGCCGCCCGACGCACGCTGCCCGACCTGCCCGGACTGGACGGCCGCGGATCTGCTGTGGCATCTGACCGAGGTGCACCTGTTCTGGGCCGCGGTGCTGTTCCGCAACGTGACAGCAGAGGACGGGGTCGCCGCGGTCGAGCAATCGAAACCGTCGCGGCCCGACTCCGTGGCGGACCTGTTGGCGCTGCGTGAGGGCGCGACGTCCGTGCTGCTGGCGGAACTGAGCAGGCTGGACGACGCCGAACCGCGGTGGTCGTGGTTCCCATCGGATCAGACGGTCGGCTTCACGCGGCGGATGCAGACCTACGAGGCGTTGATGCACCGCGTGGACGCCGAACTGGCCGCGGGCCTGCCGATCGGCGCCATTGCCGCCGACGTCGCGGCAGGTGCGGTCGACCACGCGGTGGACGTCATGTGGGCCTGGCAGCCGGAGGGTTCGCACTTCGAGGGGGCCGCGGTGGTCGAGTTCGTCGCGACCGACACCGCGCAGCGCTGGCAGGTCGATGTCGGTGCGGCCGGTGACTGGCCGAGCGCGGTTCGCAGCCCGGACACGCAGGTGGTGATTGCCTCGGCGACGGTGCGCGGCACGGCAGCCGATCTCGCACTGTGGGCGTGGAATCGCGGCGGTTCGGTGGATACCTCCGGTGAGCCCGCGTCGCTTCAAGCGCTGGATGCCGTGGTCGCCCGCGGTATGCCGTGA